The Musa acuminata AAA Group cultivar baxijiao chromosome BXJ2-2, Cavendish_Baxijiao_AAA, whole genome shotgun sequence genome contains the following window.
aagttcaaagaccattcgaagataatgaaagacaatagttgtcaaatcctcaccaatagtgatcaatgttactgagagtagattgtccgcttcatttcctaacgaaatgtcaatcgaaagcggaagtgatgcgaacctacttggatgtgacaactaagggaaagaagagtcaatgagtaaattttgtggaggaaggacccaaaacatcagaagtttgcgagacgatgctcgttaaagctccaacaagcatccacctagttcaagcagcatgaggaatttgagagactggcgcagtaaggatggtcttttccttcatctggcggatccgcaggaatcaacaatgattaacacaactcagccaaccccacaccagagtcagagtcattggtgagttgcagcagcatggcggatcaaaggttcaactactcaaaaacagcagcggagagcagctgggagccaagaggcgcattgtagttggagcagaagattgaagactcagcaaaggcgaggagttgcagtgtcggcaaaggcttcaacgaggacgtcgaaggaataagtgggggagaatgtcacggacaaacttcgaaacaggatgtttgatgtaatgcttatgtatgtccgtgtcttttggcatgtccatgccttgtacaacatgtagaggggcggccgaaggcttaatagtcccattttagttgggttggtggcctctttaggcttgtaaataaaggttgtgtcatgtggacacgtgcgagagattttcggtctgtaatggatcattttaccctttgttgtgccactgttcagagcttgtaaagtctgtttgtaatttgcattgtctatgaagtgtttttcggagatgtttgcttgtggatcccgattgaggcattctctttaacccgttctctcttttggtggtcctaagggacaatgggaggcttcggggaggctgacctttgcggacggacacgcaagggtgccgcacgacttaggcaaaaccagctaaatccGTGACATTAGGGTAGCCTCAAATCTGCTAATAGTGTGATGTTGCCTGTCAGATATTAGTTATAACTTATAACACCATATGTCAGACAGATTCGAGGTCAGATAGAAGAGAAGGAAATGTAGATGGGGGAACTTGTTTATGATTTGTTTCATCTTAGATCTttttcttccatttcctctatggAGGGCAATGACACAAGATGTTCCGTGGATTACTGAAGATCCGGGAAGCAGTAGCAGATGGGAATTGGGTGGTCAATTTTCAGTTTCTCTAATTCATTATAATCTTGCATGTGTTGTCTCAATGGCCAGCCTATTATCTTTCCTGTTATTAAACTAATTCTTTTTTGAACTATATGTAGTTTAATAAAATTCTGAAACTGTTCTCTTGCACCATATGTTGTGGATATGGAATAACTTCTGTCAACTGCTGTCATGCTCATAGCACATTGAACTGTTGAGTTAGACATACAAGAAGGTATCTTAGGATTTTTCCTATAGCATTCGCTTCTTGTATCAATTCTCAAGAAATTTTCCCTCATAATAGAAAGTCGTGTACATGAAACACTCAAAGAAGTTTGATCTAGTCCAAACAGTCAGTTTAAGATTCTTTCTTGTGACTTCACAAATGCATCATTTTTTATCCATAAAAGTGGCATTGCTAGGATTCTTTTAGAACATCCAGTATCATCCGTTGGTAAAGATCAGTTATTTGCTGTCAGAATTCTTTGAAAACTAGCTACTTAGCTGTTGAGTATTCATAAATGATTCTAGTAATTACAGGAGATTATCAATGTTCCGTCAAATTCTTCACTTGAACATATTTTTAGATTCTGTCACCAGAATCAGGTTAACTTCATATAAATTTCATGCAACAAAGTGAAGAATAAAACAAATTTATTATTGCCTGCAAGAAAGAGCCATACATTGCATTACTAAGAAAAGGAACTTCTTGATGGATTTATAAGCATCAATATCATAAAACAAAAACACCACAAGAACAccataaaaaaatgaataataaGTAACAATTAGATGAAACCTTATATATATTATTCTGCTAGTCAAGCTAAGAACTAGAAAGCAAGCATATCCTTCCTTCCAGGTATCCTGCCAAAAGATTTCATTCAACAGAAGAGGAAGGATCCCAAGCACATGACTATGACCTTTATGTACATGATCAGCAGCCACAGAGATCACACACAAATTTCTCATTCTAGATCATTTGATTTCTTGTTTGCTTTTTACTGACATATTTTTTGAACTTGGTGATTTTCCCATCATTATCTTCTTTGCTTTAATGAGTGACTGCTTGAGCTTTGATATTATGTTATTTGAATGTCGTTGGGAGGGCTTAGCTGGGATGTCCTGTTTAGGAGCCTCTCCTTCTACCTTCATAACATCAGCACATTTCGGAGTCATAATTAAGTTTTCATCTTTAGGATTCTCTGTTCCTTCTTCATCTTGAGCACCTTCTTTATCCTTCTCAGCATCCATAGTTCTAGTAGCACCTAATGCAGCAACCACATTTGTCTCTTTGTCAAGATCTCTGACAGTCTCAGCATAATTTTCCTTGCTTGTAATGCTCTCATCCTTGCTTTCCTTGACAATTGAACATTCATAATCTTTTGCCTCTTTACCCTTCTCAGCATCCATAGTTCTAGTAGCACCTAATGCAGCAACCACATTTGTCTCTTTGTCAAGATCTCTGACAGTCTCAGCATAATTTTCCTTGCTTGTAATGCTCTCATCCTTGCTTTCCTTGACAATTGAACATTCATAATCTTTTGCCTCTTTACCCTTCTCCTGAGTCACTTCATGACCTTCAGATATTTTATCTTGCACAGGAAAGACATTTGAAGCATCACTATTAATACCGGCATAATTGGTGATCTCACCTAAAGTTATCTTATTTCTTGCAGAGTTTTTACACTTTTCTTTGACCATTTCATTACCTGTGGAAGATTTATCAAGCTCTGACGAGACTTCAGCCATTCCAAAAGCTTCGATCAAAGACGTCTTTTCGCTTTCCAGGTTCTCAACCTTGCTCTCCCCTACTACTTCAGCAACAACAGAGTAGCCCTCTAACTCTGTTGAGTTTTTCAGATTATCTTCTTTTGTTCCATCTACTATTTCAGGAACTTCTAAATTTCTCTTTCCATCCAATGCTACATCAGCTGTTTCAATACCACAATCGAGATTTTTTGAAGTCTCCAATAAAGTCGCTCTATCATCTTTTAAGCTCTTATCAtcaatgtccttgacctttgctaCAACTTGTGAAGGATCATTCTTCTCTCGGACCATGTAAGCTTCTTCAGGGCCTTTCACTTCCTTGAAGTGTATTTCAGAAATTTCACCAGGAGCATCAACACCGTTTGGGTTATCTGTGGAAGTATTGCttccaaaaatatcatctttcttgTCCTCAAACTTTTGAGTGCTCACATTAGCTTTTTCTCGTTCTAATGGAACTTCGGCAGTCAAACTAGCAGAATCAACTTCGTTTGTTTCAGTCATTGATTGTTCCTCAACTTCTGTCAACTTGTCTTTCTTCTCATATATGACTTCAGCTTTTGGTTGTGTGATCTCATCGGCAATTTGAATAGCTGAAGTGAGATTTGTTGACTGGGTAATATTTGCAGTAGCATGAGGTTTAGGCATGCCAAAGTCAGTTGCATCTTCTTTCACTGGATTTATTATAGCCACCACATCAGCCTCACTTAAATTATTTAAATCGTTATCCTCTTCTATTGCAACTGTTACCATATCATTTTCTTCCTTTACTGCAACTTGCACAGTGTCACTAGTAGCATCCACTTCATTTGCCTGGTTCATTTTTCGTTCTTCGACTTTTGGTTCTTTAATTTCTGTTACTGCTTCTTGCTTGACATCTATGGTTTTAGCTTCAATCTCTCTACTTTCTTCAGTAGTTATAATAGTTGAACTAGTGCTACTAGATTCTGTTGGATGAACAACAGCAGGAACTACCAGCACATCAGAATCATCTGCAACTTCTTCCACTGGATCATTCTTCTCTTCTACCATGGCAACATCTTCAGGGTCTTTCACTTCCTCAAAAGGGGTTTCAAGAATTTCACCAGTCACATCGACACCATTTGGTATCTCTATGGAAGTCTTGTCTTCTAAACAATCATCCTTTTTATCCCCAATTATCTCAATGTTCACATCTGCAGTCAAACCAGCAGGGTCAACTTTGCTTGTTTCAGCGATCGACTGTTCTTCATTTTCTATCAACTTGTCTTGTGTGACCTCATCAAAAGCTTGAATAGATGAAGTGCCATTTGTTGACAGAGGGGTATTTGCAGTAGCAAGAGGTTCCATATGAGCCTCACTCAAATTGTGCAAACTGCTATCCTTATCCTCAACCATCTCAGCTGTTACAGTATCCTTGTCTTCCTTTACTGCAACCTCCACAGTTTCACTGGTAGCATCAACTTCATTTGCCTGATTCATTGCTTGTTCTTCAACTTCAGGTTCATCAATTTCAGTAAATGCTTCTTGCTTGCCGTCTACAATTTTAGCTTCTAGCCCTTGAGTTTCCTCAATAGTTTTAATAGCTGAAGTAGTATTACTGGACTCAATTGGATCAACAAAAGCGGCAACTTTAGACACTTCAGAGTCAGCTGCAACTTCTTTCACTGGATATGTAGCCTCCAATGGAATCTCATTCTTATTTTCCAAACCGTCATCCTTGTCCTTGACCATTTCAAGACTTACAACACTGCTGTCTTCCTTGGTTGAGACATCAACAGTCTCACTAGAAGAACTAGCTCCATTTACCTGATCCATTACTGGTTCTTCAATATCTCTAAATTCTTGTTTGTCATCTGTGATTCCAACTTCTATCTTTACAGTCTCTTCAGCACTTCCAACAGCTGAAGTAGCAGCAGCAATCTCAATCAGGTTTATGACATCAGGAACTTCAGAAAAACCAGCAACAGCTGCAACTTCTTTCACTCCGTCTTCGATTGTTCTGCTCTCTGTTCGTTCTTCCATGGTATCCTTCATGATCTCTCCAGCTCCATCAGATGATTCAAGAAAATCTGGAACCATTTCTATGCTTTCTGATGCAAAATTCTCAACTTTCATGTCATCTTCTGAGCTGTttgagttgcttatcttttgctCTGAAGAATCACCAGTGACATGAGCATCAACCAAGAATTCTTCAAATTGGGAATCCTCCCCACTTTCTTTGGGTGCAGACTCCGCGGTAGTGCATGACAAAACTGGCTCTTCCTTTTTGTCCTCTGTTTCTGAGATTGGAACTTTGGAGATATCTGAAGCCACTTGACCTTTGACACCTTCAGATTCTTGTTCTTCAACCAAAATCTCACCTGCATTCCCTTCTCCATCTTCTACTGGTCCTGGTGACAGTTCTTGCGTGTCAGATTCATGTTGTTTCTTTGATTCATCTTCTCTTTTCTCTGAAGAAACTGAAATGCCAGCTTTTTGTTGAGGATCTGCTTCATCTTCCACAACCTGAGCAGACAAAGCCACTGAATCTGACATCTCATTGTTACTAGATTCTGTATCCTTTTTCACATCCTCAACAATGGATTCATTCTTTTCTCTGGATTTTTCTTCTGCTTCAGTGGCAACAGCAGCTTCAACATCTGTTGAACACACCATCTTTAGCTTTTCTTCCTCATCCATCTTTTTAGGTTCTTTTGGATGGGAATTAGTCTCTCCATTCATGTCTATCTCCTCGTTGATAACTCTTTTCTCCTCAACAATCTGCAGATTTTTTTAATAGTCGGATAtaaattgaaaaaagaaaaaaatatttgcatGAAATTCCTGCATGCCTCAACTGCAATCAATATACAAATGCTAACAGGCATTTAATCAACATTTTAAGAATATTCAAATATTTTGTCTTGAAATTCCAAAGGAGCCGAGACACATGATATTATAATATCATGCCAAAGCATTTCAATGTttcttctagtgattttgaaataagaaagattttgtGGTGCTTGGATGCTAAAAAAAGaatgttttttttaatattaagcaGGTTTCTTACATACATCTaaacattttattttcttttttttttttgcatgaagaagaagagaaattgaaGTCTGCCAAAACATTGCTTCCTTTTCTTGAAGTTATTGAAGTAGAAACCTGAGTTAGTGTAAAACCTTCTAATTATAATAATTTCAGAAGCAACTCaaacatttcaaaaaaaaaaaagaaaaaaatccagAAACAATGTCACCCACATATTCCAAGTTCTTCAATgtaatttgtgtgtgtgtgtgtgtgagagagagagagagagagagagagagagagagagagagatcaaaccAATTCTAAGTGGATCATATAAGCAATTATCAGTATTATTCCTCAAATAAGGAAAATTAATGCAGTGTTCAGAAATAAAAACCATACTACTTATCCACTGAACAACAGAATGAAGAACATAAAAGTGGATCATCAGATAGAATGGAGATTGGTGATTTTAAGAACTACACACTGATGAAGCTGCTCCATGTCAAGTGACCAATCTATTGCAACACAAAAAATACTTTATGTTCACATCATGCCACAAAAGTGTTTTGACAAAGGACAATTCCTCTTCAATGAAGTGCATCAAGATGAGGTAATAATAGACTCAAGTTGTTGAAGAGAACATTGAAAAGTTAGACACTCCTCATTTACAGGATAGTTAATAAATTGCAATTTCTTATTGAAAGGTATAAAACAGAGAAGGCTCTTCAAAACTTTCTTGAGAGATTGAAAGAAATGATAAATTACTTCATTCAGATTCAGTGGTCATTAAGAAAGCAAAATGAGAACAGCCTGATCTCATGATTGATGAGCACTTAGAGAAATTTAGAAGTTGTGACCAAAAATAGACaaactgtaaaaaaaaaaaataataataaacacagAAAATTGAGGTAATGAGAAATCTGATatctgatcaaagctttctcccagCAGCACAACCCAAAAAGACTCTTGTCAATAATTATCAGGATGGATGTAGAGGCTAACTATTTCAGGTACCTCATCAGTTGTTTGATCTGTTGGCACAGCCTCAGACTCCATGGATTTGGGCAAGCTCAAGGAATCCTTCAGCttcaggaggaagaggaggagtcaAAGAAGAGGAGAGCAGACAAGAAGAGATACTTCAGATTTGGTACAGTGAAGTAAAAAAAGGACCACAAGTTCAATTATGGAGTGAACAGTCCATGAGCTCTACAAAATAAGGCAACAGAAATCCTCCTTAAACCTCTTCTTCAAGAATTTAAATGCCCATTATATAACTGAACAGTCATCATTAATATGAATTCAATTGTACTAATTAGAAATATCAATTCTAGGAATATAATAGATTAAAATGACATGTTTGTTCTTTGTTGATCATATGTCATAAACAGATATATTCCAGAAAAAATGATGTAATTGTCATGGTGATCATAAAGTAGACCAGAGGGAGTGAATCAGGCATCCATGGAGGAAGGAGGACTGAATCATCAGCTGTTAAAGGTATGACAGcacattcttttcttctttttcctgcaGTGGCAGGCTGCAGGAGGGCATGAGGTGATGAGCCCACCAGGCTTTTCCAAGGAGAAAGTGTTGCATGGTACTCCTCTGATGATGCTCAGCCAGGTGATGTGGTTTCAGCTTAGATTGCTGTTATGGTCACATAAGATCAATCACTGTCTCTCTTCAGCTACAGTAATCAAGATTTGCTAAGCAGCAGAAGAAGAAACTAATATAATCTTCTGTTATTGGATTGTTAATAAGTTGAAATTGCAGGTTTCCTCACTCCAGATGTCAGATATAAATGCAAAACAGAGTATGGAAATAATTAATGGAAAAGATTATTGCAAGCAAGAAAACAAAACACTGATAAGAACACAAAACCAAGTTGGAATCTTGTAGATTAAGTATATTAGAATActgaaaaattaatattaatgaaAGAGAATTACTTCAAGCAAAAAGGAAAGAGATCACTGATGAGAACACAAAACCAAGTTATAAATAAGCTAAAAATCCATTGGATTATGTGAAGATTAGAACAAGAGCTGAGTTTTTCCCATGTCAAACACAGCATTTTCCAAAACAAAAAAATGTGCTATTGATGCATTATGGATGAAATAGCTGTAGCATTAATTTCATGTGTGCTTGTGTTGCACAAGAAGGGTCATAATCAATCTTATCTCCCCCTTCTGTTCTTCTGTTttctcttcttccccttcttcttggaTGGCCCAGGAAAAGAAAAGATGCCTCGAAAGATGTGCTGGTGACTGCATGCCACGGTCCCAAAAGATGCAGAAAAGGTGATGAGATGGGGCACGCATCAGCACATGTTCTGCCATGAGCGGGGAGGAGCTACCATCATTTGCCAGCAGTGATCTCTGAACTCCCACCATGGGCTGCTCGATGGGTTCCCTGTTCCCCATGTTGCTTTCCCTCTGGCTGTAGGTGGGTGACGAAGCCCTGCTAATGCCCACATAAAGCTCAGCATTTGGTAGGTTTGGACAGCTGAAAGCCATGCGCTGAGCTGCTCAATGGTGCCCGAGTTGGTCCAGAGTTGCTTTCCACTGCTGCAGTGACATGCCCGGAGTGGGAGACTCGAGTAGATGACAAGTTGTATCATATCAAGATGATAGTTTTGATGGGTGAAGTGTAAGCAGAAAACATACAACCAAACACATTTGACAATGGCAATGCAGTCACAACAGTCCTTCACAATTCTGACAGACTGATTCATTTGTTGGTTGTGAATGAAGCTTCCAAGCTCTCATCTTAATCAATGTGCTTTGTCTCTTGATGATCTAAAGTTCTGACCTTCTGTTCCTCATCTTCATGTCGCCTAGCAAAAGGAAGTGGAGTTCCTTGATGACTCAAAGTTCTTCTCAGATACTGGGTGGGTGGCAGAAGAAATGCTTGTCGTTCTCATGCATCAGTATCCTAATTGTTTTCCAGCTATGATTGTGGGTGACAGATACCCCTAATTTTGAATATTTGTATCTTCCACTTGTATTTATGATCACCACAAAGATGTGATCAGAGATAGATTGGCAGAAGAAAAGCTTGTCATTCTCATGCATCAGTATCTTAATTGGTTTCCAGCTATGATTGTGGGTGACAGATAACACTAACTTTGCAGATTTGTATCTTCCACTTGTATTTATGATCACCACAAGGATGTGATCAGAGATAGAGTGGAGATTTCTAAGGTGCTCTTTGAATCATACAAGACatcatgatgattttattatgcaGGATTTTTAAGAGGATGATTCACTCAAAGTAAGTCTCTCAAACATCATCTATAAAACTAAGACATTCAGGTGTGACCAACATTATCATTGGACacttaaatatataaatagattTTAAAAATCGAACCATAAGAAATTCATATTTATAAAGAATACTAATTTTAAATATTGACCATATTGATCATTATAATAATtctagcaaactttcactgaactTTTTGAATAAACATTATTTCTAATGCTATATTAAGTCTTTCAAAATATTAtgctcaagcaaaaaaaaaaaaaaaaggcatataTATTGCACTATTATGGAGCAAATATTGAAAGTTTTAAGATCAATCCATATggtctttttttttccttgaagTCTTTTAGTTAAATAGCTAAAAAGCAATCTTTCTCTATTTATCATGTTTATCGctaaaaaaacttaattaaataaATCACTAATTTTTCATTGTGTTGTCACATAATTAACATGAGTTGATGTCAAATTGGTCCTTAAGACTGATCTATGTCTCTCCTACATTAATCTTGAATTAAAACCTagatttgagttttttttttttttaaatcttgacATCCAAATTATCATGAACAAGGTTAATTAAATATTATcttctatattaaaaaaaatatatatatttgaatctaTATAGTtctaaaaatgaaataaagaatctCATTTGCACTAATGTTGTATTGACAAAAAATACAACATATGACATTATGTGCTAAATTGACATTAAAGTGATGGGcacaaagataattttaatatttatttttatttttaataactttatctattttaaaagataattttaatattttttactaaaaatagaaaggatattgaaattatcttattGCTCATCACATTCGTGTTAATTCAATATATTATGTCATATGTTATATTTTTCGTCAATGCAATCGATGACATTAACGCAAATGAGATTATTTGTTTTACTTTTAGAACTATAGAAATCtcagaataatttttttaagtataaatttataaatagatTTTGAATATCGAACCATAAGAAGTTCATATTTATAaagaatattaatttaaaatattgaccataTTGATCATTATAATAATTCTAGCAGAATTTCTTGGATGGTATAAAATAAACATTAtttataatactatattaagtcttttaaaatattatgctcaataaaaaaaaagacttATATATTGCACCATGATGGAACAAATTTTGAAAGTTTTAAGATCAAAACTTTTAATTAAATATGGTTTTAAGATCAAAGTTTTAAGACCATatggttttttttctttgaagtctTTTAATTAAATAGCTAAAAAGGCAATCCTTctccatttatcatatttatggctAAATTAcctaattaataaattattaatttttcatTGTGTTGTCACACAATTAGCATGAGTTAATGTCAAATTGGTccttaagattgatctattgtgtCGTCTCCCATAAATTAATCTTGAATTAAAATCTAGATTTGagtcaaaataaaaaaagaaaaagcttgACATCTAAATTAtgaggctaattataaattatcttttatatttaaaaaatatatattatgattcttaTAGTTTTAAAAGTAAAACAAATAACTTTATTTTTGCTAATATCGTTAGTTGCATTGATAGAAGACACAACACATGACATCATATGCTGAATCAATATGAAAGTAAtgggtaaaaatataattttagcatCCTTtggtttctaatgattttattgattaaaagataatttcaacatcccacgtgttaaaaatataaataatattaaaattacctTATTGCTTATAATTTTCGTATCGATTCACATGATAtcacatattatatttttagttaatGCAACTAATGAtatttattcaaataaaattatttatttcacttttAATACTAAGCTATGATTCATTAATGGGCTCAATATGGGCCTAACACAGTGAGGCCCAAATAGGTTCATCATTTTGTTCTACTGACCCGGGCGTAAGTCGCTACCAAAGAAAGTGcgcgccacctcctcctcttcctccccaaAAACCCATCCATCTCGTTCCAAGTTTCTTCGTCGTCGTCctccacctccccccccccccccccccttcccacTCCCTTCTATGATTTGCACAGCAATGAAGGGGATCTCCACGTACAGGAAACCTTCACTACTTCACTGCGATTCTGTTTGCGTTCATAAAGAAGGTTACAGTGGAACGACGCTGTCTTGTACGCTTAGTTTCTGAATCTTTACGCTGCATCTTGATCCGAGTTCAGATGAACTGTTCCCCCAAAGTTCTGGTTTTTCTTAAGCTTGTGGTAAGTTCGAAGATTTCTATTAAGTTTCTTCTTGTTTTCTTCAGATGTTGAATGTTCTGTAAATGGGCTGCTGTAGTATATATTTGATGGGCAGTGTGGGTAATGCGATCTGATTATGGAGATTATGGGTAGGGCTTGGttgattgttgttgttgtggGATTTTTCTTCGTTACCAGTGTTTCAAATTTAACCTACTTTAAATCAATGTTATATTTATGATGGTTTCGACATTGTTCTTTCTTTGTTCTCCGAGCATTCAGCCCGTTCATGAAGGGGGTAAAAGCAGACTATTTTCTCAAGAAATCTTAAATAACTGATGTTCCTAGGTTAGCTTTGAAACACCAAGATGGTGCTTAAAGTTCAGTGTCAGTTTTTTAGAATGTTTGATTGCAGTGATCTCCATGATATGTTTCTAGAGCTAGTACATCGTTTTAAGTCAAAATAGAAGAGAGATAATCCGATCCAAATATTTTGATGGACTTACCTGCCGTgaacaatgcttccatttgttccATGGTATCTATCTACCTAACCTAGTCAAATGTTGAAAGTATAGGTTGCCTGAGACTTTGAAGCCCTCAGCTTGAGAAGCTAGAGGAAGTAAAAGAAGGTCTTTTTATGAATGACAGTCTAGGCAAAGAAATTTGTGGCAGAAACTAAATAAAGAAGTAAAGATTTCAATTTGATCAATGGAAATGTGATGCTTCACAATCAATGTATgtccatggattctatttctatcaACTTTTCACCCTTTTGAAGGCCCCCATCCTAAAATCAGTAGGCATTGGTCGACTAAAAGAATTATGTAGCTAAAGATAGCAACGACATCATTACCTGATGTTTTCTTTCAGAAATGACAAGATGTTTGCCTTGCATGGTTCTTACATACTTTTTGGCTATGATGTTTTGTTTCAGTTAGGTTCTGATGATACAAACATGCATAAGGGATGCTGGGGATACACGCTGATAGAGACTAAACTGAGTATATTGGCTATGCACCATAAAATTGAATGGTTGAGTTCGTGGTGGGAGGCTCATGTAGACTGAGTTTGACCTAACTTCATCATTCTCTAATGCTGATTTCTAACTACATGCATGCATATACTTGAGGGTTCTTTGGCAAGAAGCAGCTTCATTACTGTTGTTTTGGATCTAATCTCATTTATAACTGTTTATATCATAATCATCATTattgatatataaaattattgTTAGTCATAGATgctctgtaagccaatcacgtgagtgatacacgtattttttttctcattatattatttgacattttatcactttatattgattgttgtatatattgtaatgctcatgaatttatgtaatgagaatcagatcatgatgagatcataataataagactgatt
Protein-coding sequences here:
- the LOC135605278 gene encoding uncharacterized protein LOC135605278 isoform X1, which produces MESEAVPTDQTTDEIVEEKRVINEEIDMNGETNSHPKEPKKMDEEEKLKMVCSTDVEAAVATEAEEKSREKNESIVEDVKKDTESSNNEMSDSVALSAQVVEDEADPQQKAGISVSSEKREDESKKQHESDTQELSPGPVEDGEGNAGEILVEEQESEGVKGQVASDISKVPISETEDKKEEPVLSCTTAESAPKESGEDSQFEEFLVDAHVTGDSSEQKISNSNSSEDDMKVENFASESIEMVPDFLESSDGAGEIMKDTMEERTESRTIEDGVKEVAAVAGFSEVPDVINLIEIAAATSAVGSAEETVKIEVGITDDKQEFRDIEEPVMDQVNGASSSSETVDVSTKEDSSVVSLEMVKDKDDGLENKNEIPLEATYPVKEVAADSEVSKVAAFVDPIESSNTTSAIKTIEETQGLEAKIVDGKQEAFTEIDEPEVEEQAMNQANEVDATSETVEVAVKEDKDTVTAEMVEDKDSSLHNLSEAHMEPLATANTPLSTNGTSSIQAFDEVTQDKLIENEEQSIAETSKVDPAGLTADVNIEIIGDKKDDCLEDKTSIEIPNGVDVTGEILETPFEEVKDPEDVAMVEEKNDPVEEVADDSDVLVVPAVVHPTESSSTSSTIITTEESREIEAKTIDVKQEAVTEIKEPKVEERKMNQANEVDATSDTVQVAVKEENDMVTVAIEEDNDLNNLSEADVVAIINPVKEDATDFGMPKPHATANITQSTNLTSAIQIADEITQPKAEVIYEKKDKLTEVEEQSMTETNEVDSASLTAEVPLEREKANVSTQKFEDKKDDIFGSNTSTDNPNGVDAPGEISEIHFKEVKGPEEAYMVREKNDPSQVVAKVKDIDDKSLKDDRATLLETSKNLDCGIETADVALDGKRNLEVPEIVDGTKEDNLKNSTELEGYSVVAEVVGESKVENLESEKTSLIEAFGMAEVSSELDKSSTGNEMVKEKCKNSARNKITLGEITNYAGINSDASNVFPVQDKISEGHEVTQEKGKEAKDYECSIVKESKDESITSKENYAETVRDLDKETNVVAALGATRTMDAEKGKEAKDYECSIVKESKDESITSKENYAETVRDLDKETNVVAALGATRTMDAEKDKEGAQDEEGTENPKDENLIMTPKCADVMKVEGEAPKQDIPAKPSQRHSNNIISKLKQSLIKAKKIMMGKSPSSKNMSVKSKQEIK
- the LOC135605278 gene encoding uncharacterized protein LOC135605278 isoform X2, coding for MESEAVPTDQTTDEIVEEKRVINEEIDMNGETNSHPKEPKKMDEEEKLKMVCSTDVEAAVATEAEEKSREKNESIVEDVKKDTESSNNEMSDSVALSAQVVEDEADPQQKAGISVSSEKREDESKKQHESDTQELSPGPVEDGEGNAGEILVEEQESEGVKGQVASDISKVPISETEDKKEEPVLSCTTAESAPKESGEDSQFEEFLVDAHVTGDSSEQKISNSNSSEDDMKVENFASESIEMVPDFLESSDGAGEIMKDTMEERTESRTIEDGVKEVAAVAGFSEVPDVINLIEIAAATSAVGSAEETVKIEVGITDDKQEFRDIEEPVMDQVNGASSSSETVDVSTKEDSSVVSLEMVKDKDDGLENKNEIPLEATYPVKEVAADSEVSKVAAFVDPIESSNTTSAIKTIEETQGLEAKIVDGKQEAFTEIDEPEVEEQAMNQANEVDATSETVEVAVKEDKDTVTAEMVEDKDSSLHNLSEAHMEPLATANTPLSTNGTSSIQAFDEVTQDKLIENEEQSIAETSKVDPAGLTADVNIEIIGDKKDDCLEDKTSIEIPNGVDVTGEILETPFEEVKDPEDVAMVEEKNDPVEEVADDSDVLVVPAVVHPTESSSTSSTIITTEESREIEAKTIDVKQEAVTEIKEPKVEERKMNQANEVDATSDTVQVAVKEENDMVTVAIEEDNDLNNLSEADVVAIINPVKEDATDFGMPKPHATANITQSTNLTSAIQIADEITQPKAEVIYEKKDKLTEVEEQSMTETNEVDSASLTAEVPLEREKANVSTQKFEDKKDDIFGSNTSTDNPNGVDAPGEISEIHFKEVKGPEEAYMVREKNDPSQVVAKVKDIDDKSLKDDRATLLETSKNLDCGIETADVALDGKRNLEVPEIVDGTKEDNLKNSTELEGYSVVAEVVGESKVENLESEKTSLIEAFGMAEVSSELDKSSTDKISEGHEVTQEKGKEAKDYECSIVKESKDESITSKENYAETVRDLDKETNVVAALGATRTMDAEKGKEAKDYECSIVKESKDESITSKENYAETVRDLDKETNVVAALGATRTMDAEKDKEGAQDEEGTENPKDENLIMTPKCADVMKVEGEAPKQDIPAKPSQRHSNNIISKLKQSLIKAKKIMMGKSPSSKNMSVKSKQEIK